Proteins encoded within one genomic window of Streptomyces taklimakanensis:
- a CDS encoding small hydrophobic protein, which translates to MTGTRYFEGKRRGGGDLTGDERSSFGVIGVVCAVAGFFVMGIVLGPIAMVCGWLAMGRSWSGNRPTLAVVALVLGAVDTVLGLIWLLTTAGPWGLVM; encoded by the coding sequence ATGACGGGCACACGGTACTTCGAGGGCAAGCGACGTGGCGGTGGGGACCTCACCGGGGACGAGCGTTCGTCGTTCGGTGTCATCGGCGTGGTCTGCGCGGTCGCCGGGTTCTTCGTGATGGGGATCGTGCTCGGGCCCATCGCGATGGTCTGCGGCTGGCTCGCCATGGGACGGAGCTGGTCCGGCAACCGCCCGACGCTCGCCGTGGTGGCCCTCGTCCTGGGGGCGGTGGACACCGTCCTGGGGCTGATATGGCTGCTGACCACCGCCGGTCCGTGGGGCCTGGTGATGTGA
- a CDS encoding peptidase inhibitor family I36 protein, with amino-acid sequence MRHAHGTRHIRTAGGPARSPAHGSAHGSAHGPVHHGRRGRGARAALPVALASVATVLLAALTPQTAVAADRGPRLGECAAGQLCLWERTEFRGPRHTHELADTDIESCAPLPRGTSATSLANRTGRPVTAYQSAECAETGEFDTYPSGSWAPRADYQVRAIKIWES; translated from the coding sequence ATGCGCCACGCACACGGCACTCGTCACATCCGCACCGCGGGCGGCCCGGCCCGCTCCCCGGCCCACGGTTCGGCTCACGGTTCGGCTCACGGTCCGGTCCACCACGGGCGCCGGGGGCGAGGGGCGCGCGCCGCCCTGCCGGTGGCCCTGGCCTCGGTGGCGACCGTCCTGCTCGCCGCCCTGACACCCCAGACGGCCGTCGCGGCGGACCGGGGGCCGCGCCTGGGCGAGTGCGCCGCCGGGCAGCTCTGCCTGTGGGAGCGGACGGAGTTCCGCGGCCCGCGCCACACCCACGAGCTGGCCGACACCGACATCGAGAGCTGTGCGCCCCTGCCCCGGGGCACCAGCGCCACCTCGCTCGCCAACCGCACCGGCAGGCCCGTGACGGCCTACCAGAGCGCCGAATGTGCCGAGACGGGCGAGTTCGACACCTACCCGTCGGGCTCCTGGGCGCCGCGGGCCGACTACCAGGTGCGGGCGATCAAGATCTGGGAGAGCTGA
- a CDS encoding potassium channel family protein, whose translation MTGKTETGDSAAKERWERRTQGPLLVAAVLFAVAYAVPIVVTDVAPWIRTACRYIEWSVWAFFALDYAIRLRLAPRRWRFVREQPLALLAVLLPLLQPLRLLRLVSALLLVGQRARMTFQVRLTTYVAGSCAGLLMFGSLAVLEVERNSPNGNIQTLGDAVWWSFTTMTTVGYGDLAPTTGLGRVLAIGLMLSGIALLGVVTANIAAWFIARFDQEASEERRQTAAIEALTAEVRALREEVTELRGGSAGSDDSATGASPHVSSPRS comes from the coding sequence ATGACGGGCAAAACGGAAACCGGGGACAGCGCGGCCAAGGAGCGCTGGGAACGCAGAACACAGGGACCGCTGCTGGTGGCGGCGGTGCTCTTCGCCGTCGCCTATGCCGTGCCGATCGTGGTGACGGACGTCGCTCCGTGGATCCGGACCGCCTGCCGGTACATCGAGTGGAGCGTGTGGGCGTTCTTCGCCCTGGACTATGCCATCCGGCTCCGGCTGGCTCCCAGACGGTGGAGGTTCGTACGCGAGCAACCGCTCGCGCTCCTGGCCGTGCTGCTTCCCCTGCTCCAGCCCCTGCGGCTGCTGCGCCTGGTCTCCGCTCTGCTGTTGGTCGGGCAGCGGGCCCGGATGACCTTCCAGGTGCGGCTGACCACCTATGTGGCCGGTTCCTGTGCGGGCCTGCTGATGTTCGGCTCGCTGGCCGTGCTGGAGGTCGAGCGGAACTCGCCGAACGGCAACATCCAGACGCTGGGCGATGCGGTGTGGTGGTCCTTCACCACCATGACCACGGTCGGCTACGGCGATCTGGCACCGACCACCGGACTGGGCCGGGTGTTGGCCATCGGCCTGATGCTCTCGGGCATCGCCCTGCTCGGTGTGGTGACCGCGAACATCGCGGCCTGGTTCATCGCGCGGTTCGACCAGGAGGCGTCCGAGGAGCGGCGGCAGACCGCCGCGATCGAGGCGCTGACGGCGGAGGTGCGGGCCCTGCGGGAGGAGGTCACGGAGCTGCGGGGCGGGAGCGCCGGCTCCGACGATTCCGCGACCGGTGCGTCGCCGCACGTCAGCTCTCCCAGATCTTGA